CTGGAGCGTCTCGATCATCGTGCCGTCGAGGTACGAGTCGATCACAGCGGGATGGACGTAGCACTTACGGCAGATCGAGGGCGTGTTGCCGAGCCGCTCGGCCACCTGGGTGATCGCCTGGGTGATATTCCGCTTGGCCTGCGTCTCGCTCTCGAACGCCTCGCACTCCTGAAGCGCCAGCGATGCCAGCACCGTCCCTGCCCACGTCCGAAAGTCCTTCGCGGTAAAATCCTGGCCGGTGATCGCACGCAGATACTCGTTCACGTCCGCCGAGTCGATCGTCTGGCGCTCCCCGTTGTCGTCCACATACTGGAATAGCTCATAGCCGGGAAGATCGCGGCAGCGCTGCACAATCTTCGCCAGCCGCCGGTCGGTCAGCGCGATCGTGTGGTTTTTGCCGCTCTTGCCCCGAAAGCGAAACCGCACCGTCGCGCCCTTGATCTCGACATGCCGGTCGCGCATCGTCGTCAGGCCGAACGATTTGTTTTGCCGGACGTACTCGTCATTGCCGACGCGGATCAGCGTTGTCTCGAGCAGACGTACCACCGTCGCCAGCACCTTCTCGCGGGGCATGCCCGACAGCTTAAGATCCTGCTCCACACGCTCGCGAATCGTCGGCAGCGCCGCGCCAAAGGCGAGCATCCGCCCATATTTCGTCTCGTCGCGGACCTCACGCCAGCGCGGATGGTAGCGGTACTGCTTGCGCCCCT
This DNA window, taken from Herpetosiphonaceae bacterium, encodes the following:
- a CDS encoding DNA topoisomerase IB encodes the protein MTERESSQPELPVTLITDPVQSAKAAGLRYVSDAMPGIRRKRAGKHFSYIGLDGQPIRDPKELQRIKSLGIPPAYTDVWICPLRNGHIQATGRDAKGRKQYRYHPRWREVRDETKYGRMLAFGAALPTIRERVEQDLKLSGMPREKVLATVVRLLETTLIRVGNDEYVRQNKSFGLTTMRDRHVEIKGATVRFRFRGKSGKNHTIALTDRRLAKIVQRCRDLPGYELFQYVDDNGERQTIDSADVNEYLRAITGQDFTAKDFRTWAGTVLASLALQECEAFESETQAKRNITQAITQVAERLGNTPSICRKCYVHPAVIDSYLDGTMIETLQQRVEQELEDSAHGLQPAERTVIRLLQHRLEREQAQS